One part of the bacterium genome encodes these proteins:
- a CDS encoding putative quinol monooxygenase yields the protein MAFHFVVRFDPPAGAAAAFRDEILRVATPTRAETGCLRYEAFESVREPAAFAIHSEWADEAAFERHSRLLHTVRFVAAAERLLGRPVEGLRAREIAGGPERRV from the coding sequence TTGGCCTTTCACTTTGTGGTGCGTTTTGATCCGCCGGCCGGTGCGGCGGCGGCGTTCCGCGATGAGATCCTGCGCGTGGCCACACCGACGCGGGCGGAGACGGGATGCCTGCGCTACGAGGCGTTTGAGTCGGTCCGAGAACCCGCGGCGTTCGCGATTCATTCGGAGTGGGCGGACGAAGCGGCCTTCGAGCGGCACAGCCGGCTGCTCCACACGGTACGGTTTGTGGCCGCTGCGGAGCGGCTGCTCGGCCGCCCCGTTGAAGGGCTGCGTGCCCGGGAAATCGCGGGCGGGCCGGAGCGTCGCGTTTAG
- a CDS encoding TIGR03560 family F420-dependent LLM class oxidoreductase, translated as MIEGQEGLTWDRWRRIADAVERSGFESLWRSDHLFSLFGVADRPGLDCWPSLTYLATATRRIRFGPLVCPITFRHPAMTAREAAAVDVLSGGRLDLGLGAGWHDGEHHAFGVPYPPVGERVRRLGEAVQVIRALWAGGPARFEGRYYRLDGGTAWPKPVQRPRIPLIIGGKGPKVLEVTARYADEWNCGGAQRPAGVRERTATLEAACRRVGRDPASVRRSWMGGILIGENGAALERRARAVQEYVVTRAATPPAKLPHELREAGWLAGTPEEIVEQMSALTAEGISRFNLQFFTLDDLDAVHLVGERIVPAAARL; from the coding sequence ATGATCGAGGGGCAGGAGGGTCTCACCTGGGACCGGTGGCGCCGCATCGCGGACGCGGTCGAGCGCTCCGGCTTCGAGTCGCTCTGGCGGTCCGATCACCTCTTCTCGCTCTTCGGCGTCGCGGACCGTCCGGGCCTCGACTGCTGGCCGTCGCTGACCTACCTTGCCACCGCGACACGGCGGATCCGGTTCGGCCCGCTCGTTTGCCCGATCACGTTCCGGCACCCGGCGATGACGGCGCGGGAGGCGGCAGCCGTCGACGTGCTGTCCGGCGGGCGGCTCGACCTCGGCCTGGGCGCGGGCTGGCACGACGGGGAGCATCACGCGTTCGGCGTCCCGTATCCGCCCGTGGGCGAGCGCGTTCGGCGGCTCGGCGAGGCGGTCCAGGTCATCCGCGCGCTGTGGGCCGGCGGTCCGGCCCGCTTCGAGGGAAGGTACTACCGGCTGGACGGCGGGACCGCGTGGCCGAAGCCGGTCCAGCGCCCGCGGATCCCGCTGATTATCGGCGGCAAGGGACCGAAGGTGCTCGAGGTGACGGCGCGCTACGCGGACGAATGGAACTGCGGCGGCGCACAAAGACCGGCCGGGGTCCGCGAGCGCACGGCGACACTCGAGGCGGCATGCCGGAGGGTGGGACGAGACCCCGCGTCCGTTCGGCGGTCATGGATGGGTGGGATCCTGATCGGCGAGAACGGCGCGGCGCTCGAGCGCCGGGCGCGCGCCGTCCAGGAATACGTCGTCACCCGCGCGGCCACGCCCCCGGCGAAGCTTCCTCACGAACTCCGGGAGGCGGGATGGCTGGCCGGCACGCCCGAGGAGATCGTCGAGCAGATGAGCGCGCTGACCGCCGAGGGGATCAGCCGCTTCAACCTACAGTTTTTCACGCTCGATGATCTCGACGCGGTGCACCTGGTCGGCGAGCGGATCGTTCCCGCGGCGGCGCGGCTCTAG
- the asnS gene encoding asparagine--tRNA ligase, whose amino-acid sequence MSAVPIERLAAHAGETVEIEGWLYNRRSSGAIHFLLVRDGTGVVQAVAARSDVEPEVFAAIGTLTQESSIVVRGVVREDRRAPGGYELSLRDVRVVQLAAPYPITPKEHGVDFLMDHRHLWLRSSRQWAILRIRAEVERAMCDYLDEQGYLRMDTPILTPAACEGTSTLFETPYFETQAYLTQSGQLYSEAGAAAFGRVYCFSPAFRAEKSKTRRHLTEFWMVEPEAAYLDLDGCIALAEGLVASTVGRVLERRQAELRVLERNQAPLERVRAPFPRITYDDAVERLRAAGHTIAWGDDFGGDEETVLAKAFDRPLFVTHYPAQCKAFYMQPDPARPEVVLGADLLAPEGYGEIVGGGQRIHDPALLERRLEEHRLPKDQYAWYVDLRRYGSVPHSGFGIGIERTVTWICGIEHVRETIPFPRLLNRLYP is encoded by the coding sequence ATGTCCGCGGTGCCGATTGAACGTCTCGCCGCCCACGCCGGCGAGACGGTGGAAATCGAGGGCTGGCTCTACAACCGCCGCAGCAGCGGGGCGATCCATTTTCTGCTGGTCCGCGACGGAACCGGCGTGGTCCAGGCGGTGGCGGCGCGCTCCGACGTCGAGCCCGAGGTGTTCGCGGCGATCGGGACGCTGACCCAAGAGTCCTCGATCGTCGTGCGGGGCGTCGTGCGCGAAGACCGCCGGGCGCCGGGCGGCTACGAGTTGTCGCTTCGCGACGTGCGGGTCGTGCAGCTGGCGGCGCCGTACCCCATCACTCCGAAGGAGCACGGCGTCGACTTTCTGATGGACCACCGGCACCTCTGGCTGCGCAGCAGCCGGCAGTGGGCCATTCTCCGGATCCGCGCCGAGGTCGAACGGGCGATGTGCGACTACCTCGACGAGCAGGGCTATCTGCGGATGGACACGCCCATCCTGACGCCGGCCGCGTGCGAAGGCACCTCGACGCTTTTCGAGACGCCGTATTTCGAGACCCAGGCGTATCTCACGCAGAGCGGCCAGCTCTACAGCGAGGCGGGCGCGGCGGCGTTCGGCCGCGTGTACTGCTTCAGCCCCGCCTTCCGCGCGGAAAAGTCGAAGACGCGGCGCCACCTCACCGAATTTTGGATGGTGGAACCCGAGGCGGCGTACCTCGACCTGGACGGCTGCATCGCGCTCGCGGAAGGCCTCGTCGCCTCGACCGTGGGCCGCGTGCTCGAGCGGCGCCAGGCGGAACTTCGCGTGCTTGAGCGCAACCAGGCGCCGCTCGAGCGGGTGCGCGCCCCGTTTCCGCGAATCACCTACGACGACGCCGTCGAGCGGCTCCGCGCCGCGGGCCACACGATCGCCTGGGGCGACGATTTCGGCGGTGACGAGGAGACGGTGCTGGCGAAGGCCTTCGACCGGCCGCTGTTCGTGACGCACTATCCGGCGCAATGCAAGGCGTTCTACATGCAGCCGGACCCCGCCCGGCCCGAGGTCGTGCTGGGCGCGGACCTGCTCGCCCCCGAAGGCTACGGCGAGATCGTCGGCGGCGGCCAGCGGATCCACGATCCCGCGCTGCTCGAGCGGCGGCTCGAGGAGCACCGGCTGCCCAAGGACCAGTACGCGTGGTACGTGGACCTCCGCCGGTACGGATCGGTGCCGCACAGCGGCTTCGGCATCGGGATCGAGCGCACGGTGACCTGGATCTGCGGCATCGAGCACGTCCGCGAGACGATCCCGTTCCCGAGGCTGCTCAACCGGCTCTATCCGTAG
- a CDS encoding YlxR family protein yields the protein MPKVRRVPQRQCVACGRVRAKRDLVRVVRMPGGGVRVDATGKISGRGAYVCPDAACIDQAVRSGRLAGALERPLAEDIAERLREAIVQPPAPRMPVVRRVSLKEQHAQ from the coding sequence GTGCCGAAGGTTCGTCGCGTGCCGCAGCGGCAGTGCGTGGCCTGCGGGCGGGTGCGCGCGAAACGCGATCTGGTGCGCGTGGTCAGGATGCCGGGCGGCGGGGTGCGCGTCGACGCGACCGGGAAAATCTCCGGGCGCGGCGCGTACGTCTGCCCCGACGCGGCGTGCATCGACCAAGCCGTGCGCAGCGGCCGGCTCGCCGGCGCGCTGGAGCGGCCGCTCGCGGAGGACATCGCGGAGCGGCTGCGCGAAGCGATCGTCCAGCCGCCGGCGCCGAGGATGCCGGTCGTGCGCCGCGTGTCGCTTAAGGAGCAGCACGCGCAGTGA
- the nusA gene encoding transcription termination factor NusA: protein MNNQELIRAVRQLEEEKGLSTDVLVEAIEAALLSAYKKNFGQAAQNIRVELDRETGEQHVYSVRTIVGEVSDPNTEVPIAEARSWDPDSQIDDIVEVEVTPKDFGRIAAQTAKQVIVQRIREAERDMVYREFRDREGDIVTGTVQRVERRNVYMDLGRIEAVLPPTEQVPREGYRQNDRVKAYVVEVKQGNRGPQIVVSRTHPGLLKRLFELEVPEIYEGIVEIKAIAREAGARSKVGVISRDRNVDAVGACVGPKGTRVQSIVDELRGEKIDIVPWSADQATFVASALSPAKVIRVEITEETKTALVIVPDNQLSLAIGKEGQNARLAAKLTGWRIDIKSESQIKELEARKIFADLPAEEPAAPPGAGPAAAGAGPVEGGADAPSGTPEPVPAEAGSDGATKPVHHVGERAAGD from the coding sequence GTGAACAATCAAGAGCTGATTCGGGCGGTGCGGCAACTCGAGGAGGAGAAGGGCCTCAGCACGGACGTGCTGGTCGAGGCCATTGAGGCCGCGCTGCTCTCCGCGTACAAGAAGAACTTCGGACAGGCGGCGCAGAACATCCGCGTCGAGCTGGACCGCGAGACCGGCGAGCAGCACGTCTACAGCGTGCGGACGATCGTCGGCGAAGTCAGCGACCCCAACACCGAGGTGCCGATCGCGGAGGCCCGGTCCTGGGACCCGGACAGCCAGATCGACGACATCGTCGAAGTCGAGGTGACGCCCAAGGACTTCGGGCGCATCGCCGCGCAGACCGCGAAACAAGTGATCGTACAGCGCATCCGGGAAGCGGAGCGCGATATGGTCTACCGCGAGTTCCGCGACCGCGAGGGCGATATCGTCACCGGCACCGTGCAGCGCGTGGAGCGGCGGAACGTCTACATGGACCTCGGCCGCATCGAGGCGGTGCTGCCGCCGACCGAGCAGGTGCCGCGCGAAGGGTACCGGCAGAACGACCGCGTGAAGGCCTACGTCGTCGAGGTCAAGCAAGGAAACCGCGGGCCGCAGATCGTGGTCAGCCGGACCCACCCCGGCCTGCTCAAGCGGCTGTTCGAACTCGAGGTACCGGAGATCTACGAGGGTATCGTCGAGATCAAGGCGATTGCCCGCGAAGCCGGCGCGCGGAGCAAGGTCGGCGTCATCTCGCGCGACCGCAACGTAGACGCGGTCGGCGCCTGCGTAGGGCCGAAGGGCACCCGCGTGCAGTCGATCGTGGACGAACTGCGCGGCGAGAAGATCGACATTGTGCCCTGGTCCGCGGACCAAGCCACGTTCGTCGCGAGCGCGTTGAGCCCGGCGAAGGTCATCCGAGTCGAGATCACCGAGGAGACGAAGACCGCGCTGGTCATCGTCCCGGACAATCAGCTGTCGCTCGCGATCGGCAAGGAAGGACAGAATGCCCGGCTTGCCGCCAAGCTGACGGGCTGGCGCATTGACATCAAGAGCGAGTCCCAGATCAAGGAGCTCGAAGCGCGGAAGATCTTCGCGGACCTTCCGGCCGAGGAACCGGCGGCGCCGCCCGGCGCCGGCCCGGCTGCCGCCGGTGCCGGGCCCGTCGAGGGCGGGGCGGACGCTCCGAGCGGGACGCCGGAGCCGGTGCCCGCGGAGGCGGGTTCCGATGGGGCGACCAAACCGGTGCACCACGTCGGCGAACGGGCCGCGGGAGACTAA
- a CDS encoding HAD family hydrolase, whose translation MIPSAQIALIFDMDNTVLGSHIDFAAIRRALGAMLREAGATGESDDALRRHAIGELVARGAAYDTERGTAMVPRMWAIITAHETEGLRDAGALDGAPDVLAALRARGYRLAILTNNSRTGAELALEAAGLAHAAETVVTRDDVPTMKPASDGVLEALRRLGGAPPAEAAAGRHEIKTVYVIGDSWIDGAAARGAGARFIVYRRDLEELWSRGLRPWRAIKHLAELLEIDFAAGGPGPGPDA comes from the coding sequence GTGATTCCGTCCGCGCAGATCGCCCTCATCTTCGACATGGACAACACGGTGCTGGGATCGCACATCGACTTCGCCGCGATCCGCCGCGCGCTCGGCGCGATGCTGCGCGAAGCCGGCGCCACCGGCGAGTCCGACGACGCGCTGCGGCGGCACGCGATCGGCGAGCTGGTCGCCCGCGGCGCGGCGTACGACACGGAACGCGGGACCGCGATGGTGCCGCGGATGTGGGCGATCATCACCGCGCATGAGACGGAGGGGCTGCGGGATGCCGGGGCCCTCGACGGCGCGCCTGATGTTTTGGCCGCGCTGCGGGCGCGCGGGTACCGGCTGGCGATCCTCACCAACAACAGCCGCACGGGCGCGGAGCTCGCGCTCGAGGCGGCCGGACTCGCGCACGCCGCGGAGACTGTGGTAACCCGGGACGACGTACCGACGATGAAGCCGGCGTCGGACGGCGTCCTCGAGGCGCTGCGGCGCCTCGGCGGCGCGCCGCCCGCCGAGGCCGCGGCGGGCCGCCATGAAATCAAAACGGTGTATGTGATCGGAGATTCGTGGATCGACGGCGCCGCGGCCCGGGGCGCCGGCGCCCGGTTCATCGTCTACCGCCGCGACCTCGAGGAACTGTGGTCACGCGGCCTGCGGCCGTGGCGCGCGATCAAACACCTGGCCGAGCTGCTGGAGATCGACTTCGCCGCCGGCGGCCCCGGGCCGGGTCCGGACGCCTAG
- the rimP gene encoding ribosome maturation factor RimP, whose translation MSRRHELAGQVEAMAAPIAARMGLEIVDVDLGGDVRHPVLRVLVERGPGVDGQVGGAGIEDCARLSEALGRELDLYDLPIAHYTLEVASPGLDRALRRPAEFVRFAGRTVAVTAVASVDGQRRFRGRLLGLVDGRVSIQLEDGREVRLAMDEVAQARLVVEEEVLRQDLRRT comes from the coding sequence GTGAGCAGGCGGCACGAACTGGCAGGTCAGGTCGAAGCGATGGCGGCGCCGATCGCGGCCCGAATGGGCCTAGAGATCGTGGACGTTGACCTGGGCGGGGACGTACGGCATCCGGTGCTTCGGGTGCTGGTCGAGCGGGGTCCCGGCGTCGACGGGCAGGTCGGCGGAGCGGGCATCGAAGACTGTGCGCGCCTCAGCGAGGCGCTCGGCCGCGAGCTAGATCTGTACGACCTGCCGATCGCGCACTATACGCTCGAAGTGGCGAGTCCGGGGCTTGACCGGGCGCTGCGGAGGCCGGCGGAGTTTGTCCGGTTCGCCGGGCGCACAGTCGCGGTGACCGCGGTCGCGTCGGTTGACGGGCAGCGGCGGTTTCGCGGCCGGCTGCTCGGGCTCGTGGACGGACGGGTGTCGATACAATTGGAGGACGGACGCGAGGTGCGGTTGGCGATGGACGAGGTCGCGCAGGCGCGCCTGGTCGTGGAAGAAGAGGTGCTGCGCCAGGATCTGCGGCGCACGTAA
- a CDS encoding ParA family protein: MSRGEHACDRQGPGPAASGPLGGTGTEDGDLGADGTTTARVIALVNQKGGCGKTTTAVNLAACLAVSKRKVFLIDLDPQANATVSLGVDPASLARTMYNILVEDAPGNGQSADLASIIAPTNVPNLDLAPSSIDLAAAELELSARIGRENALRKKIAPLRERYDYIIIDSPPSLGLLTINALFACSEVIIPIQTHYYALLGMRQLLRTLKAVREEAGHEVEIAGVVPTMYDARTSVGKEILNGIRDYFGEKVFASAIHFNIKLVESSMVGVPVFVHQPSSRGAAEYMALAKEVMALEQTARRAPARN, translated from the coding sequence TTGAGCCGCGGCGAACATGCGTGCGACCGGCAGGGGCCGGGCCCGGCGGCATCGGGCCCGCTTGGCGGCACCGGCACGGAGGACGGGGACCTGGGCGCAGACGGCACGACCACGGCCCGCGTCATCGCCCTCGTCAATCAAAAGGGCGGATGCGGGAAGACGACGACCGCCGTAAACCTCGCGGCGTGCCTCGCCGTCAGCAAGCGCAAGGTGTTCCTCATCGATCTCGATCCGCAGGCCAACGCCACCGTCAGCCTCGGCGTGGATCCGGCGTCGCTCGCGCGCACGATGTACAACATCCTGGTCGAGGACGCGCCGGGCAACGGCCAGTCCGCCGATCTCGCGAGCATCATCGCGCCGACGAACGTGCCGAACCTCGACCTCGCGCCGTCATCGATCGACCTCGCCGCCGCGGAGCTCGAACTGTCGGCGCGGATCGGCCGCGAGAACGCCCTGCGCAAGAAGATCGCCCCGCTGCGCGAGCGCTACGATTACATCATCATTGATTCGCCGCCGTCGCTCGGTCTCTTGACGATCAACGCCCTCTTCGCATGCAGCGAGGTGATCATCCCGATCCAAACGCACTACTACGCGCTGCTCGGGATGAGGCAGCTGCTGCGGACGCTGAAGGCGGTGCGCGAAGAGGCCGGCCATGAGGTCGAGATCGCCGGCGTCGTGCCGACGATGTACGACGCGCGCACCAGCGTCGGCAAGGAGATTCTGAACGGCATCCGCGACTACTTCGGCGAGAAGGTGTTCGCGAGTGCGATCCATTTCAACATCAAACTGGTCGAGTCGAGCATGGTGGGCGTGCCGGTGTTCGTCCACCAGCCCTCCTCGCGCGGGGCCGCCGAGTACATGGCTCTCGCGAAGGAGGTGATGGCCCTTGAGCAAACAGCGAGACGCGCTCCGGCGCGGAATTAG